GGGGAAGTAGCACGGCCGGCTGGGGCCTAATTGCTAGTAATCTTACAAGATTCGCTCTCCAACGGCCTTCGAGGAGTCTTCTACGAGGACTGAAACCCAACAGCGAAGTGCTGGAGAATCTACAACGAACATTTCTGCAAATGCTTGAAGATGGTCACTTCACTATCCATTCATTCTGGGAAACCAAACCcatgaatggcttgaaggGTCTCAAGGGGCTTGTAAGTTTCCAAGGGGTAACTGATATGCTGTGTGATTGACAAGTGTCTAGGTTGTCCCTTATGACTCCGCCATAGTCGGCCATGCGAAAAAGGAGATACGTCTGGGGATAACTGCGACTCATGCTAGTATATGTAAATTCTCAGGTCCGGGTGACGCTGGATACCAGGCCGTCTTTGGGGCGCTACAGGACTATGTAAGAGCTTCAGCATGTACTGCTGCGAATAGCTCTGTTGAGGCATGAGGTTTTGTCTCTAGTATAGAATCTACTGCGTTATACAGCATTGCAGATCATTGGATGACTAGGACCTCCAAGTAGGAGACTATCGAATGGTAGCGTTGAGATACGGGGCCAATTCTTGTGATAAGGATTAAGATCTAGCGATTATATCCCTACtcctattatattaaattttaatatattaaaagctatagtattaattataagctttttccttttttccttagaactttctttaattttttaactttataaaattcttaatctttattaaaattattaatatttataattataagagattataataattatataatatagtaaaaagttaagtatataattaagtttaattatttataatattaataaagcttttattttagctttttaactttatattaaactcttaattatatatataaatttctttatctatagactttaatttaaatagagttttttattacctagaatacttatacttatctttaatagtttaaataagaacttttaattttataaactataatatatattaacttattatattttaaaaagtaatttacttttttataaaattaattttacttttaatataataatatattatattaaattattatattttctattaaatctattataagtccccttaagaaataaagaggctaaagagttatagaattttataattaaatatagctagtattatattatctttaattaatagtaattatcttatagagatatatcttagcctctttattataaaggtatatagaccttagaattaaattaaaattatatataaggctttaataatctagctataaatatactagaaatactatatatattatttagctattaagctattatcttttaattaaattataaggtaatatataattaatattataattataatctagattaatttaatatattatatattaaagtagaataatttatatcttttttcttaataatcttattaaataaggaaaaagaaaatatataatattattataattttaatagagcttttattctttaatatagagttaattttattaaactttattaaaaagtatagccttatagctttataatattattttattattaaagtttattattcttaagtattttatttttttataaaataattaaaatcttaattatatataatagaattcttaatataataaattctaatttaataaactttttataaaataatattatttttattaaatactttataagttattaataattttttttttattaaagattattttaaagattattttaaagattaaaaagtaattttatttaaaatattttactttttaatatattaatattattattatattttattttataaaaagcctttaaagcttttttctttttatataataaagatttaaattttaatttattaatttaataattaattatataattaaaggccttataattaaaaaaaataaaaataataatttaattattatttatattaataatatattaattttaaatattaaaaaaaattatttaaaaaattattaaaagctttaaatttttttaattaatttttttttaaaataaaattaattataaaaattaaacttttataaataattttttaatttaatatataattaaaattaataaagactttaaagtttattattttatataataattatataattatataattttattaatattaatattaataaaaaaatatttaataattaatttttaaaaaaaataaaaacttttataataattattataattttaattttataagttataatatatatctttaaataagatttatattaatatctaggtttaaaaattatatctttttataagttaattttaaatatatactttaggacttatgccttaaaaatcacctaaTAAAATATCCCTACTCTACTGGTTAAACTAACGTGAGAGAAGTACTGGTATTTATACACTAGCGACGTAACTTTAGTTGCGGTTTCATGCTGACCATCGATTCTTTCTCACAGAGATTACGTCTCGACTAGAATGGTCTTTCTCTCGTTACAAAAAGTGTCAATTTATTCTGATGTCAAGCTTCTTGGGTTTCTGTTCCCTATTGTAGGCCTACAATACACTATATCCAGCCTTACAACTCACCGACAGTCTCATCCTTGTGCTTGTAGAAATCAGGCTTAGTGATAACCTCGTTATCCGCATCCTTAATCTTATCCCAGAACCTCTCAGCGTTCTTGGGGTCATTAGCAAAGAGCGTATCAATGACCTGCTTCTTTGGTGTCTCGCCCATCCACTGGAACAGGGAGATATCCCTAAACTCATCCGATCGGAAAATCTCAAGCATCTCAATAGGCTCATCACCAATGTTCTCTACAAAGTGGCCCATGTTTCGGGGGACAATACCGACATCGCCGGGGACGTAGTCAAAGGTTCTAGCAGTACCCTCTGCAGCAAATATGGTAACTCTAGCGCGACCCTTGATGAAGAAAGACCACTCATCGGCAGAAGGATGCCAGTGCATCTCTCGGATAGCACCAGGCTCGATGATGGCATGGGCGGCAGCGACGGTCTTGGAGATGGGAAAGTTCTTCGAATCAGTGATGCGGACTTGACCACCACTGGTCTTGAGAGGAGTTTGGTCGAGCATGCGGTGTGTGAAGTTGTACTTGgacttcttggccttcttcccCTTGGGTTCCTCGTCTGAGATTTTACCAGGGGTACGACCTTGGAAAATGTACTTTTCTCCTGCGGGGAGCTTGTTGAAGACCTCTGGGTCAAGGTCGAAGTTCTTAGAGATGACTGACTTGGGTGTGTGTGCTGAATCCATTAGCCTTGTATATGTAATATCATCAGTTAAACTTACCGAGCCAGTCAGTAAGCACAAATGTTGACTCTTCGGAAAAGCGTCCGTCATCAAAAATGAGGAGGAACTCTGTGCCGTTCTCGCTGAGCCCCTGAAGTGAGTGAGGAACTCCACTAGGGAAGTACTAAGAACTTGTTAGCTGACTCTCAACACTGCATCAAACCTGCTCACCCAAAGATCTCCTTTCTTCAAGTCGTCAATAAAGTTACCACCCTCGTAATCGAGAGCAGTTACTCGAACCTCTCCATCGAGGACATAAGCCCACTCGGCTTCCTTGTGCCAGTGAAGCTCACGATAAACACCTTCGCCAAGGCGCATATTCACGCCAGCAAGCTCAATACTTGTTGGAAGCTCGCGAATAGTGGTCTGACGGGTCCAACCGCCTTCCTGTACGTCGTTAGCGACTGACTTTTGTCAAATATTAATGACTTGCCTCAATACGGATATGAGAGTCTGCGAAACTCCATCGCATGTTGGCAAGGTTGCCATGATCAGTGCTGGGTGGTCTGACGAGATCTGGGTTCTGACGCGATCGCGCCTCATTCCAGGGTCCGAGAACAGACGCCCCGAGACCATTGCGCCAAGGAAGGGGATCAAGCTCATCACCGACAGAGTCCACGGGTGAGTCATAGGGATCTCTGTGACCTGGAGTGAAGGGGAACTTCTTTCCGCCAGTCACACCACGGTAGTTGTCTGGAATCCCGAGTCCCTTGAGCAGTCGCTCACGGGGACTGTCTTGGACTGGGACACCAGCACAAATGTCCAGAAGGACAGAGAGGAAGGCAATTTGATGAAGATGCATGATTGCAGATGATCAATGGGAGAGACAAATGATATCAACCTCAAGGGAAATATCAACAACAAGGTTCGGGCTAAGAAATATGACGTCAAGTATGTTGAGGAACAATTGGTTGTACTACTTCTTCTTGCTAACACAACTGTCTGGTTGGAGCAGCTCAGTTCCTCAATGACTTCTGTTATTAAGTATCCTTTGAAGCTGGCAGAAAAACATCGCCAAGATTCCTTCGGCACGAAGTACATGATGCCGAGAAGGCGATAGCCGGTTCATCACCGAAACAGGGTTATACGAACAGGCTTACAAAACCCGTCTGAGGTACCATTGCATGGCGATGCTGACGACTGCCGTTAAAACGGATGTCCGGCACATAGCGCCCTGCAACAAGGAATGCGAGTGTGCGGCACAAACATGGGGTACCCTATAGACGAACAACCTCGCAAGGGCGTTTTTGACCATGACAGGCTGACTTTGAGAAACTACTCGGCATATGTTGGTGTGCTTACGTTACTTGCAGCTGCTTAAAAGAGTTAAAATGAGGGGAAGTATAAGTGACGATGAGAGGGGGTGAAGATGACGCAAAAGTACAACATTAACATTGTAGTTTCAAATCGGATATAAGCACGGCTTTTTAATTCCCCGCTTATTAGAGACGAGCCGTGTCGATCTCGACGATTCTAGTGTTGTCCTCGGTAGGGGAATTAACGGGTATACAGGGCCGAACCTTGGCAGAGGAATCAATCCTTGATATTGTCCCTGAGTCTAGAGACAACCTTCGGTGAAAACACGGGGTTGGCAATGGATAGAGCAACAACTATTCCGTAAGCGAGTAGACTATGTGACTGTAAAGATGAACTAGACTTTATTCCGAACGAGGTTTTTGGCGATTAGGTTGCGGGCGCTATTTGTAGTTTAGTCTTTGGCGTCGTGCTTATTTACTTCCCCTCATCGACCATTTCAGCCGTCGTTGTCAAAGAGGCATCAATATTATCGAATTACCAAAGACTCACATCTCACCTTTAAACAGACCATTACAATGTCTGAATCTTACGGCACAATCTCCAATGGCGAAAGCAGAGCCGAAAATGGCATTTCTGGTCAAAATGACGAAACGCAAGCTCTCCTTGCACCAAAACCGGGATCTAGATCTTGGTTGCGCACGAGATTAGGTTCTGATGTTCGTCGAGATTGGGCGGATGTTATGCTTCTCGCATGTTATATCATAACAGGTATTCTTGACAGTGCTTCTATCTCCACGTGGGGTGCTTTCGTGTCCATGCAGACAGGTCAGGTCTTTCACTTAGCATCACGTCTGTAACCATCATACTGACGAATTTACAGGTAACACGGTTTATCTCGGTCTTGGTCCAACGGCTGGGACGAACCGCTGGAAAAAGTCTGGAACCTCGATTCTGTCTTTTGCCATCGGATCGTTTCTTTTCAGTCGTCTGCATCGGGTTTTCACGTCCAGCCCGAGAAGAAAATGGGTCTTTTGCTTATCTTTCGGCATCCAGACAATTTTCATCGTGGCAGCAGCATCCATTCTGACATGGGGCCCGAAAGGCGCTGGTCCAGACGACGTGCCCTGGTACGTGATTGTACCAATCGCCCTCGTGGCCTTTCAAAGCTGTGGACAGGCCGTGGCGAGTAGAGCGCTCAAGTTCAACGCTCTAACCAGTGTCGTACTCACGAGCATCTACTGCGATTTGTTTTCAGATGCAGGGTTGTTTGTCGGTTCCAACGTGGAGAGGAATCGACGTGTGGCTGCACCGGTGCTGCTTCTCATCGGAGCCATTATTGGAGGGATTATTGCCAAGAGCGAACTGGGAACTTCAGGAGCGTTGTGGATTGCCGCTTTGCTCAAGTTACTCGTCATGTTTGGATGGGCTGTGTGGCCTGCAGATGAGGGGTCTTTGTGAATGACGATTCACATTGCTTAGCGATGTAACGGCATATGCAGCAGTCTAGTATGCAACTACTGCGATACGATCTAGAACGTAACTTGCAGCAGCTTGTTAGTTTTAGGAAGTTGCTTTGACTACAGATTTCCAATAGCTTACAACAAATGGTCCTTATGACTCGGTGAAATACAAGATAGGCGCTTTATCACAGTTTGTACCCTGTCATGCCTCATATCCGAGTTCCGTGTAGAGTCACTCCTTCATAAAGTTCTAAAAAATGTTTCATATACCCCTGTCTCGGCGACAAAAGTAGGACATGGGTCTCAAACCGGCGGGAGATCGACAAAGCCTGGTGTAAGCGGCCTTTGTCTAATATGAAGGATTGTTCCCCACACGGCTCCTACGACACGAGTAGCCACTCATATCAACTTAAATCCTTCAAGACAGTCATATCATGTGGCCAGTAGTTGAGTGTCGTTCGCCAGCGTCACCCACCATATGCCGGCGACACAGCCATTGCAATGACCTTCACGTATGGTCAGCTTACACAATCTGGAAATGGTATGGTCAGGCACCTTTTGCAACGATGAGCACTCCCTTCCAAACTCAACTTGGGTGTGCTGTTGACTTCGGATGAGATGGATATCTGTCGGTATTCGGAATTTATGTAGATGAATTCCTTGATGAGGTTATACGCCCGTAGTATCTGGTGTTACACGTATAACTGTGCCCAATCCTCTGTGCAGCGAGGGTGCGGAAGGGTGTATAGGGAGTGGACGTTGAATGTACTGAGATGTGATTCACTTTTGTATGATGCAgactatctatctatctatctgtATGTGCGTATCTATGTACATCTGCATGTTTGTGCGAGCTGCCACATGACAGGTAGATGATAGGGTGTGGTGGTGATGCACTCGGTAGTATGTTGTGAGAGCGAACTAGGTGTTGCTATCTAAAGTAAAAGTCTATATCAACCCCAATTGAATCGCCAGACAAAGCAAGTTAAATCTTTCGAATCACTTCAATCAAGTTCTACGATATTGAAGAGAACAACATGAATTCACTCAGAAATTTTCAATCTGATGTCAAAAACGACGTTACCTGGAATCGAGCAGCTCGACTGAGCGTCAAGGGAGCCAAAGCCCTTCCCTCAGGAACAGTGCAGTACATCAGCGACAAAGTTCCCATTGTTGGCTGGTTGCCACGATATAACCCACGATGGATCATCAATGATCTTATTGCTGGACTCACCTTGGGTCTGATGCTGATACCTCAGGGTTTGTCATATGCGAAGATTGCGAATATCCCTGTTGAGTATGGCTTGATGTCGAGTTGGTTGCCAGCTGTGATTTATGCATTCATGGGATCTACCAAGGGTAAGTTGTTCTGACAGACTTTGAGACTAGCGGTAACGTTTGACTGTAATTAGATGTTTCTACCGGCCCTACCTCACTCATCGGTCTCCTCACTTCCGAAAACGTCCACGCCCTACAAGACAGATGGACACCATCCGAAATCGCCTCTGCAACAGCTTTCATGATGGGTATTTACGGCATGATACTTGGCTTCTTGAAGCTCGGATTCCTCCTCGAATTCATATCCCTCCCCGTTCTTAGCGGGTTCATCACTGCTatcgccatcaccatcattcTCAACCAAATGGACTCACTCCTTGGTGAAGAGAATGTTCGCGACGGCGCAGCCAACCAGATCCATGATATCTTCAACGAACTCCCCAACGCAAACGGCTGGGCATGCCTCATTGGCTTCGCTGGAATCCTGTTCCTCACGATCCTTGAGAAGTCTGGAAAGAGGTGGAGCAAGGACAACAAAGTGATCTGGCTTCTGTCTACGACAAGAGCATTCCTTGCATTGGTGCTATTCACCGGTATCAGCTACGGAGTCAACAAGAACAGAGGAGACGACTTTCTCTTTGACGTCGTCAAGGTCCAGTCCGAAGGTCAACAAGCACCCACGATGCCAAAGGCAGACCTTATCCCTGAAGTCGCTGGTCGAAGTATCGCTGTTTTCATCGGATCTGCTGTTGAGCACTTAGCCATTGCCCGTGCCTTTGCAGTTAAGAACAGCTACACTTCTGATCAAAGTCAGGAGCTGTGCTACCTTGGTATTACTAACTTCTTCAACAGTTTTTTCCATGCTATGGGCGTTGGTGGAGCCATGTCTCGTACAGCTGTCAACTCCTCATGCAATGTCAAGTCTCCTCTCTCTGGTGTTGTGACTATGGCTGTCGTACTGGTTTGTGTGTATGAGCTTGTTGGAGCACTTTACTGGATCCCCAAGGCTACTCTGgctgccatcatcatcaccgctGTATGGGGTCTGATCTCTCCACCTTCGACTTTCTATCGGTACTGGAAGACATCATTGGCCGATTTTATCTCGTCCATGCTTGCACTCTGGGTTACCTTGTTTCATTCCAGCAAGGTTGGCATCGGCTGTGCTGTCGGTTTCAACATTGTCTACATTCTCCTTCGCCAAGTCTTCACTCGACTAACCTCTATTGGTGCCGATGTTGAATCCAACCAGAGACCTACTTGGGCACTTGAGAGTAGCCACATATCTCCACTTACCATCCCAGAGGACGCAAGAATCTTTACCTTTAACGAGTCGATCATCTTCCCCAACGCGTTTTCCAATACTACAAGGGTACTTGATGAGATCCAGACTTATCACGCAGCCCATTACGGTGGTAGCCATGGACCGGAAACAGAAAGGAACTGGTCTGTGGTGGGTGAAAAGAGGATCACACGTCTCCGCAAGAAGGCCAACATCAGTGATCCCTCATCACTGCCCGAAATTGGACTGGTCGTCTTGGACTTTTCTCGTGTCAACATGCTCGATACGACAGCAGTTACATACTTCAAGAACCTTGTTTCAAATATCAAGGCTTATGGCGGGGACGACACCGAGGTCAGGTTTGCAAACATGAATGCTGTCTGTCGCGAACGAGTTTCACGGGCGGGTTGGCGCGTGGATGAAGTTGGTGCAAATAATGAGCTTCGGGGTGAtttggatgatgatggtgagccTATCTATTTATACTGGGATACCAGAGCAGCTGTGGTGGCgccgaggaggagaggaTCGGTGTTGAGTGATGACGGGAAGGGCCATACTCTTCATGAAGAAAAGGCTGAAGTATGATGGAATTGTCTCAATAACATGTATTTTCTGATCTCGTAGTACGTTTAATTCCTCAACTATTATGTTCAGAAGGGTGACATTATTCTTGAGCTTCGAGACAGCATATCGTTGTTTGTGGAAACTATGAACTCCCGTCTTTCTCGCGACTTTCATACTCATAGTGAGTGCCCTTCAGTATGGCCTTGTTAGCAGACAAACCAGCAATCTGGAGATGTGAAAGACATAAATGCTGTTTAAGAAGTCTTGTCTCAGGCCTCCTTCACAACAAAGTTGAGGACATCTCGAAGAACGGACGGAGAGGTCAGGGCGGCTGTGTTAAACAGGCCAACAGTGTAATACGACTGGAACACATTTCGAGCGTAGAACTGCGTCCATTGCACCCCAGTTGGCTCACAAGAGAACCCTGGACCATCTCCGCGGGTGCACAACAGGTGGGGCACTCTGCATCGAAGCTCATCTCCATCAGCATGAACAGGATCGCAAACAACGTACTCGTGCTGAGAAAGCATCGGCTCGGGACAATTTCGGACGGCTACCCACCACTCTGAAGGTGATAGATTGAATTCGACGCAAAGTTTTTGGCCTTCGAATAGCAGATGCCCTGTTTCAGTCTCCATTGTCAAAATGGTGGGTTTCTGATGCATAAACATGCCGATGGTCCACGCAAAGGGGGCTCCGAGGCCTGCACGCATCTCACTTCTGCTGAGGTTTTCAGATTCTCCCATTAATTTGAACTTGAATGGTTCTGCTGAAGATGTCGTTGTAGGCGATGAGCTTGTCGTATCAATAGTAGCTGAAGAAGTGAACAATGATGTCGCGTGATCAGTTTCTATTGTCGTGACGTGGGTTGTAGAGCTGTCAGTGATAGACGTCGTCGATTCTGATGACACGATGGAAGACTCAGTGGTGAATGGAGTAGACATGGTGAGTATGTCTGAGGTGGGTGCGATCGAAGTCGTAGCATCGACTAGTACAGAAGACACGGCATTGGAAGTAAAAGTAGTAACTGTCGGTTCTTACAGGGTCAGACGAATGATGTTAATTTGGGACGATGTACTTACCGATGTGACCAGGCTTGCATGGACTCGCCAGGGCACCAGTGCAGCCGAAGCTGAGCGTAAACAGCAACCGGAgttacggaaggccacagggggcagtgtcctAAAAGTGCAGATGCGATATTTTTTCTATTAGGTTAACGCTAATATCAGAATaactatatagtttaaatatataattatccTAATTAAGACTAATTTATTAACTAattatagaatatatatttaaatagaaggtctttatagtatatttaatagctatagtactattaattatagtgtatttaatactattaattataaggcacttaatactattaattataatatacttagtattattaattatagcgtatttaatagctatagtattattaattatagtatatttagtactattaattatagtatatttagcgctattaattataatatacttagtattattaattataatatacttagcgctattaattataatatacttaatactattaattatagtatatttagtaGCTATAgcattattaattatagtatatttagtaGCTATAGtgctattaattatagaccTTATAGTAggtatatttattaaataggtcTATATAGGAGGTGTGATTGTATTGATTTTTGCTGTTATGTGACTTATGAtgcacttttgggacactgccccctgtggccttccgtaggAGTCGCATGTTGTATATGTATTCTTGacaaaataaaataattaataatgaCAATATGCATTCAGAAACGGGGCTTTCTGGTCcaatatataatacttaccCCTTTGTCTTAATACTAATCAGTAAAATAACATCACTTTATTTTCTATCAACGAGACTATTGAGTCTAGATTCGCTAGATTGAGTTTGTCTGGTTGGTGGCGCCATGCCAAGATGCTTTATCGGGTCCAAGCTGAACAACCCCTGGTCAGGTCGATTAGTCTGGACCCAAGAGATTCACTACCATTTCATGGGTCACTAAACATTTGATACATTATTTCACGCTGTCAAGGATTCACGATTCATTATGTTTGATCAGTGGGTATACTTACGGCTTGTTACAGTTGATTAATAAGTGATTGGGGATAATTATTTTAGATTTTGAAGGCCGACAATGTTGGACATATGTAACACTATCATTTTTGAAGTGAATTACGTTAGGCACTATTCTGCCATTTTCTTGGTGCTGAGGTTGATAGTGAACAACTGCCCACAATGAATATATCGACAAAATCATGCACTGAACTAACGTACGACAGGTTCTCATTATCATAGCTGGACCATTCGCCTACTATCagttaagaatatattaccACAGCTCCTGTAGATACCCTAGAGCATAACAAGGCACATGAGCATGGGCTGTTCATCTGTCTAAAATCCCCACACTCGCATATGTATTTGTATCTTTATAATGTTGGCTCTGAGATCTCATCAAAGTCGGATACAAAGCTATAAGAAAGCGAATGACTCGTTGTTAGCCGCATTCACAGTAAAACCCAGGTGAAGAGACCACAGTCCAAAATCGACCAACCATAACGAAATGTCATGATCTGATCTCGCAGCGTCATTATAATTTTAGCACAAAACAGAAGTAGACACAAAAAGTCAATGATTTGGATCGGCTGCTCTGGATTATCTATCTAGCTCATCCAAGCGCTGGAACTATCACTTCCAAATTGCAAGCTATATATCTCAGCGCCTTCCATTTCAGTGGGCTCCATGCTTACCCAGACTGGTTCATTTCGCTTCTTATCCTTCTGTTTGTGCTCGACATTCGTCACACTCCTCATTTGCGTATACTTTCAAGAATATATGGTCGGTCGTGCAACCGCATGACTCGAAGCCTCCAAGGGGAGGAACATTTCCACACAAACTCGTGGCGTTCGTCGTGAACATGCCCAATTGGCAAATAGGACAATAGATCCGCATGTGGGTTACGGTACacattttatataatatggTCGATGGTTGATGTCGGATTTGTTTATGTATGGCTTGGAATTAGAAACAATATGGTATCGGGGGCGTCTTATATAAGTTCTAATGCGGACTGAGTCACAACTGGTCTCGTTGGGCAATATGTGTTTTTACTACAAGAACACGCGTCTCACATGTCCATTTAGAACATTTGTGAATGAAACCGGTCACCTTGTTAAGTTTGACAACGATATTGATAGTTAATCC
This Fusarium poae strain DAOMC 252244 chromosome 3, whole genome shotgun sequence DNA region includes the following protein-coding sequences:
- a CDS encoding hypothetical protein (SECRETED:SignalP(1-18)~BUSCO:17976at5125); this encodes MHLHQIAFLSVLLDICAGVPVQDSPRERLLKGLGIPDNYRGVTGGKKFPFTPGHRDPYDSPVDSVGDELDPLPWRNGLGASVLGPWNEARSRQNPDLVRPPSTDHGNLANMRWSFADSHIRIEASGWTRQTTIRELPTSIELAGVNMRLGEGVYRELHWHKEAEWAYVLDGEVRVTALDYEGGNFIDDLKKGDLWYFPSGVPHSLQGLSENGTEFLLIFDDGRFSEESTFVLTDWLAHTPKSVISKNFDLDPEVFNKLPAGEKYIFQGRTPGKISDEEPKGKKAKKSKYNFTHRMLDQTPLKTSGGQVRITDSKNFPISKTVAAAHAIIEPGAIREMHWHPSADEWSFFIKGRARVTIFAAEGTARTFDYVPGDVGIVPRNMGHFVENIGDEPIEMLEIFRSDEFRDISLFQWMGETPKKQVIDTLFANDPKNAERFWDKIKDADNEVITKPDFYKHKDETVGEL
- a CDS encoding hypothetical protein (TransMembrane:7 (i55-78o103-120i132-154o166-185i197-218o224-241i250-268o)), which encodes MSESYGTISNGESRAENGISGQNDETQALLAPKPGSRSWLRTRLGSDVRRDWADVMLLACYIITGILDSASISTWGAFVSMQTGNTVYLGLGPTAGTNRWKKSGTSILSFAIGSFLFSRLHRVFTSSPRRKWVFCLSFGIQTIFIVAAASILTWGPKGAGPDDVPWYVIVPIALVAFQSCGQAVASRALKFNALTSVVLTSIYCDLFSDAGLFVGSNVERNRRVAAPVLLLIGAIIGGIIAKSELGTSGALWIAALLKLLVMFGWAVWPADEGSL
- a CDS encoding hypothetical protein (TransMembrane:11 (o56-72i84-103o137-155i160-182o212-231i243-266o305-324i336-356o376-396i403-423o435-462i)), translated to MNSLRNFQSDVKNDVTWNRAARLSVKGAKALPSGTVQYISDKVPIVGWLPRYNPRWIINDLIAGLTLGLMLIPQGLSYAKIANIPVEYGLMSSWLPAVIYAFMGSTKDVSTGPTSLIGLLTSENVHALQDRWTPSEIASATAFMMGIYGMILGFLKLGFLLEFISLPVLSGFITAIAITIILNQMDSLLGEENVRDGAANQIHDIFNELPNANGWACLIGFAGILFLTILEKSGKRWSKDNKVIWLLSTTRAFLALVLFTGISYGVNKNRGDDFLFDVVKVQSEGQQAPTMPKADLIPEVAGRSIAVFIGSAVEHLAIARAFAVKNSYTSDQSQELCYLGITNFFNSFFHAMGVGGAMSRTAVNSSCNVKSPLSGVVTMAVVLVCVYELVGALYWIPKATLAAIIITAVWGLISPPSTFYRYWKTSLADFISSMLALWVTLFHSSKVGIGCAVGFNIVYILLRQVFTRLTSIGADVESNQRPTWALESSHISPLTIPEDARIFTFNESIIFPNAFSNTTRVLDEIQTYHAAHYGGSHGPETERNWSVVGEKRITRLRKKANISDPSSLPEIGLVVLDFSRVNMLDTTAVTYFKNLVSNIKAYGGDDTEVRFANMNAVCRERVSRAGWRVDEVGANNELRGDLDDDGEPIYLYWDTRAAVVAPRRRGSVLSDDGKGHTLHEEKAEV